One Vanessa cardui chromosome 14, ilVanCard2.1, whole genome shotgun sequence DNA segment encodes these proteins:
- the LOC124535410 gene encoding uncharacterized protein LOC124535410, with amino-acid sequence MKLKRPIKIQTPKTERIKWQEIHSEKGSAFQEDIRNFMTENPPGNDSPNTTWSKFENRCLTLAKNVLGISKGPPRNAKDSKWWNSATKENVAEKKRRFKIWQETGLDQDKELYKEAKKNARRTVAIEKDKADVNLYRRLELATDTEIYKIAKQRHQNSKDIITTKYIKDEKGVLLTDDKDICRRWYHYYNELLNE; translated from the coding sequence ATGAAGCTTAAAAGGcctataaaaatacaaactccAAAAACTGAAAGAATTAAATGGCAAGAAATCCACTCAGAAAAAGGATCCGCTTTTCAAGAGGACATCAGAAACTTCATGACGGAAAATCCCCCTGGAAATGATTCTCCCAACACGACTTggtcgaaatttgaaaataggtGTCTTACTTTAGCGAAGAACGTGCTAGGAATCAGTAAAGGCCCACCAAGAAATGCGAAAGATTCTAAGTGGTGGAACAGCGCTACTAAAGAAAATGTAGCAGAGAAAAAGCGTCGGTTCAAAATATGGCAAGAAACTGGCCTGGACCAAGATAAGGAGCTGTACAAAGAAGCAAAGAAAAATGCTCGAAGAACTGTGGCAATTGAAAAAGACAAAGCCGATGTTAACCTATATAGACGCCTAGAACTAGCAACGGACACTGAAATTTATAAGATAGCAAAGCAAAGACACCAGAACAGTAAAGACATAAttacaactaaatatataaaggaTGAGAAAGGCGTATTGCTCACGGATGACAAGGACATATGTAGGCGGTGGTATCACTACTACAATGAGCtcttaaatgaatga
- the LOC124535111 gene encoding programmed cell death protein 2-like — protein sequence MAKSQSKVYLGYEEEIINERNKLQLNYTINKIGGLPNWPPFENIQFSTKCPLCNLHRLLVVQCYAPLDDSVYHRTLYVFACINPPCWVQSESWICVRSQMQDAPSKTSSVVVMPNAETNLSWCRGSDDWEENDNGDSSNGNVMNIDNNGMQRNSDEEDESNSFELETVEQALENLQVDSNNANMSPVQGAVGEVAAPVPAAELEEEDESGLVIAETPTVPMNNMASLFTQTAELPSDIRSRLVSGPLQFVSKYIYVEEEWNKASNDDDKVTELLNKYKRDNEIEVGSVADSVSGAPTEDEAYEDATPLHGDRLFHAFLTRLHAHPGQILRYTRDAPPLLGAPLPISENASNSPYKPSICMRCGSRLICELQLVPGFADTLCLYPNHVTLSHLHFLSVLIFTCSQSCWQQNDKLVEEMVILQPEVI from the exons aTGGCAAAAAGCCAAAGCAAAGTCTACCTTGGTTACGAAGAAGAAATAATCAATGAAAGGAATAAATTGCAGTTaaactatacaattaataaaattggtggACTACCT AATTGGCCCCCATTCGAAAACATTCAGTTTTCTACAAAATGTCCATTGTGTAATTTACACAGGCTTTTGGTAGTTCAGTGCTATGCCCCCTTAGATGACTCTGTTTATCATCGTACATTATATGTATTCGCCTGTATAAACCCTCCCTGTTGGGTGCAGTCTGAAAG TTGGATTTGTGTACGAAGTCAGATGCAAGATGCTCCAAGTAAGACTAGTTCAGTTGTAGTGATGCCAAACGCAGAAACAAACTTAAGCTGGTGCAGAGGCTCAGACGATTGGGAGGAAAATGACAATGGTGACTCTTCAAATGGAAATgttatgaatattgataataatggcATGCAAAG AAATTCTGATGAGGAAGATGAAAGCAATTCATTTGAATTGGAAACAGTTGAACAAGCACTTGAAAATTTGCAAGTTGATTCAAACAATGCTAATATGTCTCCAGTTCAAg gtGCTGTTGGTGAAGTGGCAGCCCCGGTTCCGGCTGCTGAACTGGAAGAGGAAGATGAATCAGGTCTTGTTATTGCAGAAACACCTACTGTACCAATGAACAATATGGCATCTCTGTTTACCCAG ACGGCAGAACTACCATCGGATATTCGAAGTCGCCTTGTCAGTGGCCCGCTGCAAtttgtttctaaatatatttacgtagaAGAAGAATGGAACAAGGCAtcaaatgatgatgataaagtaACTGAATTGCTCAACAAATACAAACGGGACAAcg AAATTGAAGTCGGCAGTGTAGCCGATAGTGTGTCTGGTGCGCCAACTGAAGATGAAGCTTACGAAGACGCGACGCCATTACACGGTGACCGTTTGTTCCACGCCTTTCTGACGCGTCTGCACGCACATCCGGGACAGATTCTACG atacaCCCGAGATGCACCACCCCTCCTGGGAGCACCATTGCCGATATCAGAAAATGCATCGAATTCTCCATACAAACCAAGTATTTGTATGCGCTGCGGTTCAAGACTGATCTGCGAACTACAACTCGTTCCTGGTTTTGCAGATACATTATGCTTATATCCAAACCATGTAACCCTGTCACACCTACACTTCCTCTCTGTCCTGATATTTACATGTTCCCAAAGTTGCTGGCAACAAAATGATAAATTAGTTGAAGAAATGGTCATATTACAACcggaagtaatttaa